TCGCGATTGCGCTGGCGTTGGAGACAGTGCCGGACGCACTGATCTTAACCGCGCCCTTTCATTCCTTGCACGCGATGGGACGCATCCGAGTTCCCCCCTTGGCATTTCTGGTAAAGGACGATTTGCATAATGCCCGCTTGATCGGGCAAGTTCGCGCACCGGTGTTGGTGATGCACGGGACGGACGACCGCACCGTGCCGTTTCGCCAAGGCTATGAACTCTACACTTTGGCACCGCATCCGAAGACGTTCTATAAGGTCGAGGGGGGCGGACACACGAATCTCCACGAGGTGGGAGGGGAGACCTACCTCCGGGTCATTCGTGAGTTCTTGCTACCCTGTCCAGCGGACACGGCGAAGGCGGGATAGCCATGGTGTGGCGCTGGTTCCGGCTACTGTTCGCCGTTTTTGCGGCGGTTTTGCTCGGTGGCGTGGTCTGGATCGGCTGGCTGCTTTCCGGTCAGCACTATCGGCAGCTCCTAGTCGAACAACTGAGCGATCTCTTCGGTGCTCGGGTGCAAATGGAGAGCAGCCATCTGTCTTTCCACGGTGGGATTGGAGTGAGATTCGCTGTGGTGACGGTGAAAGACGAGGCGGAAACCGTCCCATTTTTTACTGCTGCGGAGATCGACCTACTGCTTGACCTGCCGGCGTTGTGGCGCGGGGATTTGCTCTTTCACCGTGTAGACCTGGTGCAGCCTACTCTTCAGATTGAGGCCGGAGGAAAACGTCTGCTGCGCTTGTTGACCCAGCTTCGGGAAGCGCGCCAGCGTACAGGTTCTTCCTTCGGTTGGTTCGAGTGGTTGACCCAGGGGTTCTCGCCGACTCTCGCCGTCCGGGAACTGCGGCTGCATCATGCCGACATCTCCTATGCAAAAACTCTGGCGGATACTCCCCTTCTGCTGCAAGACACGGAAGTGACCCTGCTTTCCGATGCCAGCGATATGCCGACGCTGCTGCTCCAGACTAACCTGAAGAACAAGCAGGGCAACTTCGGACAGGTGTCCTTGCGTGCAACAGCCGCCCAAGCGGTGAATTACGAAGCGCTCGAACAAAGCCTGTGGGCTGGAGAGGTGGAATGCACCGACATGATGCTGCAGCAGCTTGGGCGCGTCGTGGGCGAGGAATGGCCGTCGGCGAAATTCGCCCTGACCGGTCGCTTCAGCGGCAAAGGGGCGGGGCCGCTTGAGCTGACGGGGGTGGTGAGCGCGAGCGGATTGAAGGTGGGGGAAATTGCGCTGAGCGAGGTACGGCTCAACGTGGCGAAGGTGCGCTGGTCCGGACCTGCATCGTCTTTCTTCCGGGCGCTTGCTGTCGAAGCGCAGCTCGAACAGGTGCAAGGAGCGATCGGTAAACCAGCGACGCCGGTCATGCTCAACGGTGGAGCACTCACATTCCACGATGAAGAATTGACGGCTTCGCAACTGAGCGGCAAATATGGCCGCTCCTCGCAGTTCAGCGACGCGAATGTGTCGCTGCGCAAGTTATCGGCCAAGGGTGGCCCCGTGATCGACGCGCGGATTACTGCGGATGTCGACTTGCAAGACGATCTGCTGCAGTTGTTGACGGCGCTCACCCCGTCAGGCTCCGCCCGTTTCTCTGAGGTGGTCACCAAGTCGCGGGGTCGCGCGCGCGCACGGATGCGTGTCCAGCGCGCCGGTGGCAAGAGCGAACCGGTCTACGATGGCGTGATCTCGTTCCAACAAGCCGGGTTTCAGCTTCCTGCGTTGAAGCTCGAGGTAAGCGACCTCAGTGGAGACCTGAAAGCAGACGCTAAGACAGTAGAGACGGAGGCCGTGACCTTCCGTGTGGGCCAGTCGTGGCTCACGGCGCAAGGCAAGGTGCAAGATTTTCTATCGGCTCGACGAAGTGCGGATCTCTACCTCACGTTTAACGAACTCTACGACCGAGACGCGGCACCGTTTCTCCCATCTGGGAAAATTTTCCCTCAGGGCGGCTTCGCGAGTGGCGCGCTCAAAGTGAGCCTTCCTGCCGGTAGCCGGAATCCGACGATCGACGGACGCCTCACGCTCCAACGTGTTCGCATCGACATGGTGGATTTTCTCCACCCGGCGGAAGTGATCGCAGGAGAGCTGACGCTCGCCGGGCAGGGTGGGGCATTCGTCATTCAGCAAGGACAATTTCCTGGCGGGGCGTTTACCGGGCGCGGACGCATCGAAAGCTGGGAGCCCCTTCGGCTGGAGGTTGTTGGCGACTTTCCGGAACTCGATTTTGGAGCAGCGCTGGCGCTGGATAAACCGGACGATGGGCTGCCACGGGAATCGACCCGCGATATCCGCACCGATCTGACCTCGAAGCGGATGACCTATAAAGGTGCCGAAATCGAAAACCTCCACCTCCTTTGCCACTGGCATCACCGGCAGGCGGATCTGCGTATCGTGGACGCTCAAGTGGCCAGCGGGAGCCTCCAAGGAGAGGCTACTTTGTGGCCAGACATCGATGCCGCCTATCTTGCGCCGCAACTCACCAAGGTGGATGCCGAACGGTTTTTTCGCGCAGTCGGAATCGCGAAGCCGGCGCTTTCCGGCACAATGAACGCGACCGGAAAAATCCACATGCCCGACTGGGCACGGTGGGATGACCTTGCGCTCTGGGATGCCCAATTGTCGTTGGCGATCGAAGACGGTGTGGCGCAACGTCTCCCGATTCTGATTCGCTTATGGTCGGTGCTGAGCATGCAAGGATTGTTGCAACTCCAGCTTCCGAGCCTACCGACCGAGGGTTTGCCTTTTTCGTCCTTGACTGGAGATTTGACCATGGGAAAAGGGACGGCGCTGACGCGCAATCTTTCTCTCCAGGGGAGTTCCGTGCGTCTCGACGCACGTGGCAAGATCGACCTCGCGGGCCGTACGCTCGATATGAAGACTGCGTTGGTGCCTTTGCATGGCATCACCAGCAGCGTGGCGAAGGTGCCCCTGGCCGGAGAATTGCTCGCGCGCGGTGCCGATTACCTGACCACATTGAAATTCCAGGTGTCCGGGCCGTATGCTGACCCTTCCGTGACTCCGTTGCTGGTGGATTTTGAGGGACCGTGAAGGCAGCTCCGTGTGTCGGCAATGTCCAGAGAGAATCGAATCGTAAGCGGAAGAGAAGTTGAAAGGGGGAAGTGATGATTGCACTTACCGTTAATGGCAAAACTCACAGCGTCGATGTCAGTCCGGAAATGCCCTTGCTTTGGGTGCTGCGCGATGTCATCGGTCTGACCGGCGTGAAGTTCGGGTGTGGCATGGCTCTGTGTGGCGCCTGTACTGTCCATGTGAATGGGGAAGCGGTCCGGTCGTGTGTCTTGCCGGTCTCGGTGGCAGTCGGCAAAAAAGTTGTCACCATCGAAGGCCTTGCCCCGAATGGCACTCACCCGGTGCAGCGCGCGTGGGTGGCGCAGCAAGTGCCACAATGTGGCTACTGCCAGTCGGGCATGGTCATGGCGGTAGCGGCGTTATTGGCCAAAAAACCTGCTCCGACGGATGCGGATATCGACGCCGAGATCACGAACATTTGCCGTTGCGGCACCTACACACGTATTCGGCAAGCAATCCACGCGGCAGCGAAGAAGGCGTAAGCGCCACAAGGAGGCACGGAATATGGCATCGTCACATGATCTGTCTCGACGTTCGTTCTTATTACGTTCTGCCGCCGTTAGTGGCGGGCTCATGTTGGAAGTGTGCGTGCCTACGGGCGCGTTCGCCAAGCAAGATAAAAAAGACAAGGAGAAATGCCTTCCCTGTGAGCATGACACCGTTTTTGGTTCGGAAGTGACAGCGTGGATCTTGATCCATGCCGATGACCGCGTGGATATCCGCGTGGCGCGCACGGAAATGGGGCAGGGCAGTTTTACCGGACTGCCCATGCTGATCGCCGAGGAGCTGGGCTGTGACTGGAAGAAGGTCACGGCGGAGTACGCGTCCACTAGCGAGCACTTGCGGCGCAATCGGATCTTCGGCGACATGCTGACCGGAGGAAGCCTCTCGATTCGCGCTAGCCACGAATATCTACGCAAAGCCGGAGCTACAGCGCGCACGATGCTCATCACGGCAGCCTCCCGTCGCTGGAAAGCCGAGGCGTCCGAGTGTGTGGCGGAAAACGGCATCGTTACTCATGTGCCCACGAAACGCACGGTCTCCTTTGGCGTGGTGGCGTCCGAGGCGGCGAAGCTCAAACCGCCGCAGGATGTGCCCTTGAAAGATCCGAAAGACTGGAAACTGCTCGGCCAGCCGCTCGCGAGACTCGACATTCCCGACAAAGTGACGGGGCAGACGCAGTTTGCTATCGACGCACGCCCGAAAGATGTCGTCTACGCTGCGATCGCCCAATGCCCTGTCTTTGGCGGCAAGCTCAAGAGCGCCGACGCCGAGAAGATCGCCAAGATGCGTGGCGTCATCAAAGTCGTGCCGTTCGAGAACTTCGTGGCTGTAGTGGCCGAGGGCAGTTGGTGGTACGCCCAGCAGGCGTTGAAAGCGCTGCCGATCGAATGGGACTTCGGGGAAAGCGCGAAGGTATCGAGCGCTAGCATTAAGGAATTCCTCCGGGACGGGCTGACGGTAGCGGAAGCGCCGGTCTCGCGTAACGAAGGCGACGTCGAGAAAGCCTTTGCCTCGGCAGCGAAAGTGGTTGAGTCGGAATACTACACCCCGTATCTCGAACACGCGACCATGGAGCCGCAGAACTGTACGGCGTTGTACGCAGAAGGACGGGTTGAAGTCTGGGCACCCTCGCAGAACAGCGAAGCAACGGCAGCCGTGGCGGCGGAAGTCGCTGAAGTGCCTATTACCAATGTCGAGGTGCATAAAGTCCATCTCGGCGGTGGCTTTGGCCGACGTGGCTTGGTGCTGGACTTTGTCCGTCAGGGCGTTGCCATTGCCAAGGCGGTTCCCGGCAAACCGGTGAAAATGATCTGGTCGCGGGAAGAAGACATTCAGCATGGGCGCTATCGCCCGGTGGCTATGGTGCGCATGAAGGCGGCGCTGGATGCCTCCGGCACTCCGACTGCCTGGTACGTGCGCCAAGCCGAGCACTCGATCTTCAACAACATCGTGCCCGATCGCATCAAGAACGGTATCGACACCATCGGCGTGCGCTCCTTCTCCGATTCTCCGTACGCGTTTCCCAATCAGCGGATGGAGTACGCCATGCGCAACACGCACGTGCCGCCGGGGCCGTGGCGTGCGGTGGCGCATACGCAGAACCCGTTCTTCCGGGAATGTTTCATCGATGAACTCGCGCAGGCTGCCGGTCAGGACCCCTACCAATTCCGTCGCAAGCTGCTCGCGAACGCTCCCAAAGATTTGGGGATTCTCGATGCAGTGGCGAAAGCCGCGAATTGGGACAAGCCGCTTCCAGCCGGGGTGCATCGTGGCATTGCCATGCAAGATGCTTATGGCAGCTATACGGCGGCGGTGATCGAAGTGTCGGTGAATCCGCAGGGAGAATTGAAAATCCACCGTGTCGTGGTGGGGATTGATCCCGGCTACATCGTGAACCCCGACTCCGTGCAGGCGCAGGCCCAAGGGTGTGTGGCGTACGGACTAACAGCCGCCTTGTATGGCGAGATCACGATCAAAGACGGGCGTGTGGAACAATCGAATTTCCATGACTATCCGATCATGCGTATCGCCGAGATGCCCAAGGTGGAGGTGGTGTTGGCACCGACTGGTGGGTTCTGGGGTGGCGCTGGAGAACCGCCGCTGGCGCCACTGGCTCCAGCGCTGTGCAATGCCATTCATGCCGCGACTGGCAAACGCATTCGGTCGTTGCCGTTGAAGAATCATGATTTACGCAAGACGTAGCATTTCGCCCATGGAAACTTACAGGGTTGTCATTCCGAGCCGGAACCCTTCGACTTCGCTCAGGATAAACTCCGTGGAGGCGAGGAATCTCGTGTTGCTACTGCCCTTTTGAGATTCCTCGTCGCTTCGCTTCTCGAAATGACACCCTCCCGAATTGCCTGGGCTGACCACTAGCCTTTCATGAGGATATCTGGGGATGTCTCTATTTGACCACTTCTCGCGCCGCAGCTTCTGTGTCGGCCTGCTCGGCGTGGCCCTCGCGCCGCTGTTCAAGGTTCGCTCCGTTTTGGCGTTGCCCGACAAACTGATCCCGCTCATTCGTGAAGCAACGGGAGGGATAGAGCCCCAGGCCGGTCGTGTTAAGCTGACGCTGCCGCCGTTGGCCGAAAGCGGCAACTCGGTCGCCTGCAAGGTGCAAGTCGAGAGCCCGATGACCCAAGAGAGCCACGTCACGAGTATCCACCTTCTTTCGGAGAAGAATCCTCGCCCGGTGATTGCCCGTTTCTATCTCGGTCCGCGCTCCGGGCGCGCGGAGATCAACACACGCATCCGCCTGGGGGCCTCGCAGCAGGTGGTGGCGCTGGCGGTGATGAACGATGGTTCGTGCTGGACTGGGACAGCGGATGTCGTTGTGACTGCGGCTGCTTGTGGCCTGGAAAGCAAGGATGGATGAAAGGATCGGTGAGCAGTCGATGGCGAACATCAGAATCCAGATTCCCGCCGCACTCAGACGTGGAGAAGTGTTCGAGGTGCGGCTGCTCATTCGCCATCCCATGGAGACGGGGTCGCGCCACGACGATGTCGGGCGTCCGATTCCACGTAACGTGGTCAACCAGTTGATCTGCCGCTACAACAGTGTCGAGGTCTTTCGCGCCGATTTGTTTCCCGGGATTGCGGCGAATCCTTACCTGGCATTTTTTACGACTGCCGAGGCTTCTGGTGAGTTGGAAGTATCATGGCGCGACGATGCCGGAGTAGAAGAGTCGGAACGAGTGGCGGTGGTGGTGAAGGAATGAGACTTATACTTCGTTCGGAGTATTTCCAGGGTTGTCATTCCGAGCCGGAACCCTTCGACTTCGCTCAGGATAAACTCCGTGAAGGCGAGGAATCTCGTATTGTTCCTGCCGTCGCGAGATTCCTCGTCGCTTCGCTCCTCGGAATGACAATTCGTTGTCTCTCTGCGGACAGACGACTAAAAGGTTCTATGCCTTGGGTCGCGATGGTACTTACTCTGTTCTTCACGCCGCCGTTGTTGTCGGAGAGCCTGGCTGCGGAAGTGCGCCCATCACGCGGTACAGCCCTGATGAACGCCTGTGCCGCGTGTCACGGACCCGACGGACACAGCCAGGGCGCTATTCCTTCCATCCATACATTGCCGAAAGAACAGTTGGTGGACTCCTTGCGCGCTTTTCGTTCAGGAGCCCGCCAGGGCACGGTCATGAATCGCATTGCCAAAGGGCTTTCCGACGACGATATTACGGCGCTGGCGGCGCACGCGGCGCGTTGAAGGGTAGGGAGGAGTAGAAAGTGTTGACTCGTCGCCAAGTGCTCAGTCTAGCTGTTAGCCTCCCGGTGAGCGGAGCGCTGGCCCGTCGAAGCTGGGCAAAGCAGAAGCAACGCGCTCCTGTCGTGGTTGTTGGCGGTGGTTTCGGCGGTGCGACGTGCGCGAAGTATCTTCGCCGTTTCGATCCGACGCTTGATGTGACGCTGGTTACACTCCAGCCCCAATTCATCACCTGTCCGTTCAGTAACACTGTGCTCGTTGGTCTGCGTGAATTGGCGACGCTGACGCAGACGTACGAAGCGCTGCGCCAGCGGCATGGTGTGCATGTCGTGCATGCCGAGGTGAAGGAGATCGATCCTACCGTCCGGCGCGTTACCCTGAGTACCGGGAAAACCCTTTCCTACGATCGGCTGGTGCTTGCGCCGGGATCGGAACTGCACTGGGGAGCATTGGAAGGCTATGATGCGGCAGCTAGCCAGATCTTTCCGCATGCGTGGGAGGCTGGGGAGCAGACGCTGTTGTTACGCCGTCAACTCGAAGCGCTGCCGGACGGTGGGCTAGTCGTGCTGACGGCTCCGGAGAATCCGTACCGTTGCCCGCCGGGTCCATACGAGCGCGCAAGTTTGATTGCCCATTATCTGAAAACTCATAAGCCGCGCTCGAAGCTTCTGCTTTTGGATGCGAAGGACGCATTCACGAAAGACAAGCTCTTCTTAGCTGCTTGGAAGCGGTTGTATCCCGGGCTACTGGAATGGGTGCCGGGATCGCAAGGCGGTCGCGTGGTACGGGTGGATGTCCACACTGGAACCGTCCACACGGAGTTCGAGGAATACAAGCCAGCGGTGGCGAACATCATCCCGCCGCAGCGGGCTGCTGCCATCGCCCGTACGGCTGGGCTGGATGAGGGGAAAGGGTGGTGTGCGGTGCGTGCCGGCGCTTTCGAGTCTACTGTCCATGCCGGTATTCATGTGATCGGCGATGCCGCCATTGCTAGCCCGATGCCTAAATCCGCCTTCAGCGCTAATAACCAAGCCAAGGTTTGCGCCGCCGGTGTGGTGGCGTTGTTACGCGGCGAGCCGGTGCCGACGCCGGTACTGATGAACACTTGCTACAGTCTGGTGGCACCGGATTACGGCATCTCGGTTGCTGCGGTGTACCAAGTCGTCAACGATGCTATTGCCGTGGTTCCGGGAGCGGAGGGGGTGAGCCCGCTCGATGCTCCTGATGAAACGCGCGCCTTGGAAGCCGAGTACGCGCGCTCCTGGTACGCCAACATCACGGCAGATTCGTTTTCATGAGGATGTGCTTGCTCCTCGGCGCGCTGGCAAGCGTACTCACCGGCGCTGTTCATGCCCAGGCTGGGCAGAATGCAGAGCGTTTAGTGACGTATCGCATCATCGACGGTACCATCCCGTCTCCGCTGACCCCGCAGCCCGGTGACCCGGAGCGTGGGCGTCAGGTGGTGCTCGACCGCGAGCGGGGCGACTGCGTCGTGTGTCATGCGCTGCCGCTACCTGAACGCCAGTTCCATGGTTCGCTCGGTCCGCCGCTGGACGGCGTGGGCAGCCGCTCTTCTGCCGGTGCGCTGCGGCTGCGGCTAGTGAATCCGAAAGCCTTCAATTCCGATTCGGTCATGCCGGCGTATTACCAGGCCGATGGTTTTTCTCAGGTGCTTGCCAAGTATCGCGGAAAACCCATCCTGACCGCGCAAGAGATTGAGGATATTGTGGCCTATTTGAAAAAGGTAGGGGCGCGGTTACCGCGCCCCTACACGAGCGGACACGGCGATCCGCCCCTACCTTTCGGGGCAATGACACCGAAACTCAGCTCCCCGTCAGCCTCGTACTCTCTGGAGAATCGCCGTTCGGGGTACACCTATCTCTCCCCGGACAACCAACAGCTCCAGACCGATGACTTCGCCAATCCTGGCATGTTGTGGGTCGAGCGCGGCCAAGCAGCGTGGCGGCAGATCGAAGGAGAGGCGCGGTCGTCCTGCCAAACTTGCCACGGCGCGGCGGCGGAGAGTATGCGCGGGGTGCGTGCGCGCTATCCGCGTTTCGATACGCGGAGCCAGAAGCTCATTAACCTCGAAGAACAAATCGGTCGCTGCCGAGTAGAGCAGATGCGTGCCGCTTCTTATCCCTACGAGTCTGAAGCGTTGCTCGCCTTGACCACCTTCATCGGCTTGCAGTCGCGAGGGATGCCGATTGCCGTCGAGGTGGATGGTCCCGCGCGTCCGTTCTTCGAGGCAGGAAAAGCGTTCTTCCTGCGTCGTCGTGGGCAACTGGATCTCGCATGCACGCATTGTCATGACCAGCACGCCGGTCGGCAGTTGCGTGGCGAGGTCATCAGCCAAGGGCAGACCAACGGGTTCCCCATTTACCGGCATCTCTGGCAGACGTTAGGCTCGACCCACCGCATGTTCGCGTGGTGCAATGTCGCTGTCCGTGCTGAGCCGTTGCCGCTCGGTGCCGATGAGTATGTGAATCTGGAATTGTACCAAGCCTGGCGCGGGCGTGGCCTGCCGGTCGAGACGCCCGCCGTGCGGCGCTGAGTCGTAGGCTCTTGGGTAGGGCGGCTCGCCGAGCTGCCCGTGGCACCCTTTTTCGGGGGAATGGCAGGTAAGCAAAATAGAGAGATGTCCATTCCCGCGTAATCGAAAATCCGCTACCATTCCCCCTCACGATTTTTCGAGGAACTTGAAGGAGGACGAACGATGGCAACAACGAAATTGCGCTTTGGCCTATGGTATGACTTCCGTAATCCCACGCAGTGGAAGCAATCTTCCACCCAGTTGTACAACGACATCTTCGACCAGATTGCCTGGGGCGAACAACACGGCTTCGAGGATGTGTGGCTCTCCGAACATCACTTCATCGACGATGCCTACTCTCCCTCGCTGTTGCCGATCGCGGCGGCGATTGCCGCCCGCACGAAAACGATTCGTATCGGTACCAGTGTGATGCTCTTGCCGTTCCATAACCCGGTGCGGTTGGCCGAAGACGCGGCGACGGTCGATGTCATCTCCGGCGGGCGCTTCGAGCTGGGCGTGGGCACCGGCTACAAGGTGGAGGAATTCGAGGGGTTCGCGGTATCGAGCAAGCAACGCGGCGCGCGGACCAACGAGAGTTTGGAGATTATTACGCGCCTGTGGGAAGGGGAGACCGTGACTTTCAAGGGCCGTTATTACGAGGTGAACAACGCTAAGCTCACCCCGGAGCCGGTGCAGAAGCCGCGCCCACCCATTTGGGGCGGCGGCTTCACGCCGCCGTCTTTCCGCCGCGCCGCGAAATACGCCGATGGGTATATTGCCACCGGATCGGTCAAAGCGGCGTACGAGCAATGTCTGATCGAGCTGCAAAAGCGCGGCCGGTCCGCCGAGAATTTCAAACTCGCTAGCGGGTTCTTCTGGATGATTCCTTCCACCGATCCCGAAAAAACCTGGAACGAGGCAGCGGATCACGTACTCTATCAGGTGAACGAGTATGCCGGGTGGGGCGAGAAAGCCGGACTCGCCGTCGTCCCTCGGATGCGCGACAAGGCGCATTTGCGGGAAAGTGGGCTGCTCCAAGTCGTGGATGTGGACACCTGCATTCGGATGATTCGCGACTACGCCGCCGAAGCGCCGCTGACTCATTACTACTCGTGGACCCTGCCGCCGGGGCTGCCGACAAGCTGGATTCAGCCGCATTTAGAGCTGTTCGCCAGTAAAGTGATTCCCGCGTTTCGTTAAAGCGCCGATTAACTCTAGAGAGGGAGAGCGGTGCAGACAAAGGTTCCTCCCGTTGTGCGACGCGGGAGGATATCGTAGGAATAGGATCTGACTCGGTATCTCAAGGAGGGCACGCATTATGCCAGGGCGCGGATTTCGTAGCAGCATTACCACCCAAGGACGACGCATGGCTGGGGCTCGATCGTTGTGGCGAGCCACGGGCATGAAGACCGAGGATTTTCAGAAACCGATTATCGCTATTGCCAATTCCTTCACGCAGTTCGTTCCTGGCCATGTCCACCTGCATCAGATTGGGCAACGCGTCAAAACCATCATCGACGCGAATGGTGGGTTTGGCGCGGAGTTCAACTCCATCGCCGTGGACGATGGCATCGCTATGGGGCACGACGGCATGCTCTATTCGCTGCCGAGCCGCGAACTGATCGCCGACAGCGTGGAGTATATGGTGCAAGCCCATGTGGCCGACGCGATGATCTGCATCTCTAATTGCGACAAGATCACACCAGGCATGTTGCTGGCTGCTTTACGGCTCAACATCCCGACGATTTTCGTGTCCGGCGGACCGATGGAAGCTGGCAAGACCGAGCTGTCCACCGGCCCGGCGAAGCTCGATCTGGTCGATGCCATGATCGGCGCCGGCAACGATGCCCTGAGCGATGAAGATGTGGCCAAGATGGAAGAAGCAGCGTGTCCCACCTGCGGCTCCTGCTCCGGCATGTTCACCGCCAACAGCATGAACTGTCTCAATGAGGCCATCGGCTTGGCCCTGCCAGGGAACGGCACCGTTTTAGC
Above is a window of Deltaproteobacteria bacterium DNA encoding:
- the soxA gene encoding sulfur oxidation c-type cytochrome SoxA, with the translated sequence MRMCLLLGALASVLTGAVHAQAGQNAERLVTYRIIDGTIPSPLTPQPGDPERGRQVVLDRERGDCVVCHALPLPERQFHGSLGPPLDGVGSRSSAGALRLRLVNPKAFNSDSVMPAYYQADGFSQVLAKYRGKPILTAQEIEDIVAYLKKVGARLPRPYTSGHGDPPLPFGAMTPKLSSPSASYSLENRRSGYTYLSPDNQQLQTDDFANPGMLWVERGQAAWRQIEGEARSSCQTCHGAAAESMRGVRARYPRFDTRSQKLINLEEQIGRCRVEQMRAASYPYESEALLALTTFIGLQSRGMPIAVEVDGPARPFFEAGKAFFLRRRGQLDLACTHCHDQHAGRQLRGEVISQGQTNGFPIYRHLWQTLGSTHRMFAWCNVAVRAEPLPLGADEYVNLELYQAWRGRGLPVETPAVRR
- a CDS encoding LLM class flavin-dependent oxidoreductase — encoded protein: MATTKLRFGLWYDFRNPTQWKQSSTQLYNDIFDQIAWGEQHGFEDVWLSEHHFIDDAYSPSLLPIAAAIAARTKTIRIGTSVMLLPFHNPVRLAEDAATVDVISGGRFELGVGTGYKVEEFEGFAVSSKQRGARTNESLEIITRLWEGETVTFKGRYYEVNNAKLTPEPVQKPRPPIWGGGFTPPSFRRAAKYADGYIATGSVKAAYEQCLIELQKRGRSAENFKLASGFFWMIPSTDPEKTWNEAADHVLYQVNEYAGWGEKAGLAVVPRMRDKAHLRESGLLQVVDVDTCIRMIRDYAAEAPLTHYYSWTLPPGLPTSWIQPHLELFASKVIPAFR
- a CDS encoding FAD-dependent oxidoreductase; amino-acid sequence: MLTRRQVLSLAVSLPVSGALARRSWAKQKQRAPVVVVGGGFGGATCAKYLRRFDPTLDVTLVTLQPQFITCPFSNTVLVGLRELATLTQTYEALRQRHGVHVVHAEVKEIDPTVRRVTLSTGKTLSYDRLVLAPGSELHWGALEGYDAAASQIFPHAWEAGEQTLLLRRQLEALPDGGLVVLTAPENPYRCPPGPYERASLIAHYLKTHKPRSKLLLLDAKDAFTKDKLFLAAWKRLYPGLLEWVPGSQGGRVVRVDVHTGTVHTEFEEYKPAVANIIPPQRAAAIARTAGLDEGKGWCAVRAGAFESTVHAGIHVIGDAAIASPMPKSAFSANNQAKVCAAGVVALLRGEPVPTPVLMNTCYSLVAPDYGISVAAVYQVVNDAIAVVPGAEGVSPLDAPDETRALEAEYARSWYANITADSFS
- a CDS encoding AsmA-like C-terminal region-containing protein, whose amino-acid sequence is MVWRWFRLLFAVFAAVLLGGVVWIGWLLSGQHYRQLLVEQLSDLFGARVQMESSHLSFHGGIGVRFAVVTVKDEAETVPFFTAAEIDLLLDLPALWRGDLLFHRVDLVQPTLQIEAGGKRLLRLLTQLREARQRTGSSFGWFEWLTQGFSPTLAVRELRLHHADISYAKTLADTPLLLQDTEVTLLSDASDMPTLLLQTNLKNKQGNFGQVSLRATAAQAVNYEALEQSLWAGEVECTDMMLQQLGRVVGEEWPSAKFALTGRFSGKGAGPLELTGVVSASGLKVGEIALSEVRLNVAKVRWSGPASSFFRALAVEAQLEQVQGAIGKPATPVMLNGGALTFHDEELTASQLSGKYGRSSQFSDANVSLRKLSAKGGPVIDARITADVDLQDDLLQLLTALTPSGSARFSEVVTKSRGRARARMRVQRAGGKSEPVYDGVISFQQAGFQLPALKLEVSDLSGDLKADAKTVETEAVTFRVGQSWLTAQGKVQDFLSARRSADLYLTFNELYDRDAAPFLPSGKIFPQGGFASGALKVSLPAGSRNPTIDGRLTLQRVRIDMVDFLHPAEVIAGELTLAGQGGAFVIQQGQFPGGAFTGRGRIESWEPLRLEVVGDFPELDFGAALALDKPDDGLPRESTRDIRTDLTSKRMTYKGAEIENLHLLCHWHHRQADLRIVDAQVASGSLQGEATLWPDIDAAYLAPQLTKVDAERFFRAVGIAKPALSGTMNATGKIHMPDWARWDDLALWDAQLSLAIEDGVAQRLPILIRLWSVLSMQGLLQLQLPSLPTEGLPFSSLTGDLTMGKGTALTRNLSLQGSSVRLDARGKIDLAGRTLDMKTALVPLHGITSSVAKVPLAGELLARGADYLTTLKFQVSGPYADPSVTPLLVDFEGP
- the soxZ gene encoding thiosulfate oxidation carrier complex protein SoxZ, encoding MDERIGEQSMANIRIQIPAALRRGEVFEVRLLIRHPMETGSRHDDVGRPIPRNVVNQLICRYNSVEVFRADLFPGIAANPYLAFFTTAEASGELEVSWRDDAGVEESERVAVVVKE
- a CDS encoding c-type cytochrome, producing the protein MPWVAMVLTLFFTPPLLSESLAAEVRPSRGTALMNACAACHGPDGHSQGAIPSIHTLPKEQLVDSLRAFRSGARQGTVMNRIAKGLSDDDITALAAHAAR
- a CDS encoding xanthine dehydrogenase family protein molybdopterin-binding subunit, which encodes MASSHDLSRRSFLLRSAAVSGGLMLEVCVPTGAFAKQDKKDKEKCLPCEHDTVFGSEVTAWILIHADDRVDIRVARTEMGQGSFTGLPMLIAEELGCDWKKVTAEYASTSEHLRRNRIFGDMLTGGSLSIRASHEYLRKAGATARTMLITAASRRWKAEASECVAENGIVTHVPTKRTVSFGVVASEAAKLKPPQDVPLKDPKDWKLLGQPLARLDIPDKVTGQTQFAIDARPKDVVYAAIAQCPVFGGKLKSADAEKIAKMRGVIKVVPFENFVAVVAEGSWWYAQQALKALPIEWDFGESAKVSSASIKEFLRDGLTVAEAPVSRNEGDVEKAFASAAKVVESEYYTPYLEHATMEPQNCTALYAEGRVEVWAPSQNSEATAAVAAEVAEVPITNVEVHKVHLGGGFGRRGLVLDFVRQGVAIAKAVPGKPVKMIWSREEDIQHGRYRPVAMVRMKAALDASGTPTAWYVRQAEHSIFNNIVPDRIKNGIDTIGVRSFSDSPYAFPNQRMEYAMRNTHVPPGPWRAVAHTQNPFFRECFIDELAQAAGQDPYQFRRKLLANAPKDLGILDAVAKAANWDKPLPAGVHRGIAMQDAYGSYTAAVIEVSVNPQGELKIHRVVVGIDPGYIVNPDSVQAQAQGCVAYGLTAALYGEITIKDGRVEQSNFHDYPIMRIAEMPKVEVVLAPTGGFWGGAGEPPLAPLAPALCNAIHAATGKRIRSLPLKNHDLRKT
- a CDS encoding sulfur oxidation protein SoxY (with SoxZ catalyzes the oxidation of sulfur compounds), with the protein product MSLFDHFSRRSFCVGLLGVALAPLFKVRSVLALPDKLIPLIREATGGIEPQAGRVKLTLPPLAESGNSVACKVQVESPMTQESHVTSIHLLSEKNPRPVIARFYLGPRSGRAEINTRIRLGASQQVVALAVMNDGSCWTGTADVVVTAAACGLESKDG
- a CDS encoding (2Fe-2S)-binding protein, which produces MIALTVNGKTHSVDVSPEMPLLWVLRDVIGLTGVKFGCGMALCGACTVHVNGEAVRSCVLPVSVAVGKKVVTIEGLAPNGTHPVQRAWVAQQVPQCGYCQSGMVMAVAALLAKKPAPTDADIDAEITNICRCGTYTRIRQAIHAAAKKA